The Dreissena polymorpha isolate Duluth1 chromosome 2, UMN_Dpol_1.0, whole genome shotgun sequence nucleotide sequence tacaaggaactacatttgtttacaacgtagcctaacaccacacacaattcactttcgatatcaaactatcgagtcgatcacgaggtgcacattatttgcttctttgttataatatgtggttatttcgtgacgaaataacaaagattacttggatttaagctaattatatacattaacattttgaatgttgaaagtggcaccaaagaattgtgaggcaaagttgttcgaacgctggtgaaccgtgaagtgactgggtggggcgaacatcaagatcaacttgttcgacggtagacagtggttgtctaggctgcatttcggccatagtttcggtgcgtgaaggtgtacaagaggaactgttggattgttacatttactggactgagcaagaatgaacacttttgcagctgttcaacagatatgttggaatgattggttaaggactggacatttttgtgccctgttattgccatggtttcagtgggtggatatttgtatttcgaaatttttggaccaggaatttacgaactgagtggttcgttattctcttgtgcttgagaaagccggagtcttttgccatggccttcagcatctgacctaacttgttgacacccaattgttgacggcttgacgcaagaatcaccgggatgcagtgtcatttgtgcgtattgccaggtagaaaagatgctttgaagaaaaatcagatggatgcatatccgagtacagcttgtaaattaacacaggatttcttggtccagacgattgttttctacggtcaaaggggagcaactcgcactgacttcttcaaaggggagcaacatcAACAGAaactatttgcatagtgttaaatttacctaatacttgaggttttaataaaaataaatgacaaaaaaacacgtttttttgctactttcctttgttttaaggtcattaagattgacaaacatttgagattgtttttattattgatgcacttggcaaacacaggtgacgaggtgcgtgggaaaaagtagtcccggttcggcagttgatgacgtcatttcgtgccattgattatagccttgccgttgattatagatgaaatttaataaacggggctttaatcaaccgaattcgctgtaataGTGGGATAAAAATATGCATATCAGTTTCTCTCATCAAAGGACGTTTTAGCCTTTCATATTAAAGCTTTACACGTATAACGTTTGGTCGACGTCGATTTATGCCATTCTCCTTAAAGTACATTACTATAAATGCGTTCTTGGTGAatgttatataaaacatatattatattaacatatattatgTTAATATCAAATGAATGCTCTTCAACAGTAAACTTCACTCGTTTTGTGAAATCATTAGGAGGTTCACAAAAAACATTCGATACAGTCTCGTACGTGCGATTCAaaacttagtgtgttttttatttaggTTTACCTTAACGTTCGTTGAACACGGTCGCTCAAAGAACTACGTTAATTTAAGCATGATATGTTAGCCTGCAGCTATTTCGTCATTTCGACATGTGTCCGACATAAGAGCCTATGCATGAACAATGCATGAACAATTCCTTATCCGACTACGTATggacagtgctctgtgaaaagagggtttattgcatgtgcgtaaagtgtcgtcccagattagcctgtgcagtccgctttaatgatattttaatggtgaaagaaagtatcttcttagcaacaatccagttaaggcggaaagtgtcgtccctgattagcctgtgcggactgtgcacaggctaatctaggacgtcactttacgcacatgcattaaacccctttttcacagagcacggcccatatatattcttggcgctgtattatttttttttgttcagttTGGGTGTCTAATTTGGCAAAAGAGTCGCAAAGCCAAAATTGCCACTTAAACGAAGGGCTTACCTAGTTTAACATCGGTTTGGCACTAAAAACTGGCATCTACGGTAGTTGCAAACCGTTTCTTTAAATTGCTTTTGCTGTCAAGGTTTTAACATCACATTACCCAATTTTGAATTCATCACGGattaaaatgttttgtgaaaaaaTTTAAAAGAGTTGGCAGTCTGTTCACGTGTTGACTACGGACAGCGCATGACGGACGAATGCCGATCCCTTAACCTCGTCATTATCAGCTAAAATCCAATGcgaataattaaatacaattttggCTTGAATTTATTTTGGGGTTTAAAGATTACAGAACACATTTACATACAGCAAATATTGTACATGATCTAAAACCAGACGAATGACATTGGTAACttattatgttcaattattattCCACAACTGCATTCACCATTTCGGTTTTCTGTCATTGACTTTTCAAACACATCATCGCAGGATCAAAGGAGTGTCAATCAGCGCCCTCCACCGGAAGTTGCTGGCGGCTCCGCTGCCGCCGATTTTCGACGATCTGCCGACAGCGGGGCTCGAACACGATATGCGGGCCACTCTGACAGATGTAAGGGCGCCTCCTGTCGCCGCCCAGCTGCGTGCATTTACCGCCTTGAATCTGAATCTGAGACATGCAAAAAATATATGGTAGTGTCATGGCAAGCGGGGAAAAttctaaaatatattaacaacACAAAACACTCATTAATATGTCGATTGATGTAAAAATTGCTGCATTAACCAAAATATAGTTTATGATTGATGTTATGTTGCAATCATCTCGCTGCATGCATACAACATTCACAACACCCTATTAAACTATTGTTAATGGCAACACGTATGTCAGCGTATGAAAAAAAACAGGCTGATATAATAGTGTGTCCTATTAGAACAAAACGCATGTGAGACACAAGATTTGCCATGTAAGCACTAGGTAACAGAGGCTTAGATAATCATatcatatgtatttatttatttatccaaAGTTATGGACACTTTTAATGATACTTACGGTTTGTAATTCTATATGACAGTCGACGTCCTGTGGTGCCGGAATGGTAGGAACTGTAAACAGGAAATGCTGCCCCTGACTACCTTGGTCCCGTTGGTTTCCTGCTGACTCCCGCGCCGGGTCTGCGTCTGACTGAATGCCGTTATGTGAGATGTTTCCGGTCAGCTGAGTTGTCGATTCTACTTCCTGGTTGGGGCCGGAAGCTGGGTGATTCTCTTCGATCGCCGATCGGTAGGGGCCGTCTATTTCCGGTGGTAAGCGCTtcgtaaattataataatatataaaacgcTAGAAATATCGTCTTGTCAAAAGATAAATAATTTTCTTAGCTATTAAAACAACAACTGAATTTTTCACTTTTTTCTATATGTTCATCAAGTAAAAATAAGTTCAATAGTAAAATTGTGTTATACAAGTAAAACAGTTGATGCCTTGGTTTACGTCCAATACAAAATATGGTTCTTGTTATCAATATTATGTGTGTACTGTTTTACCAGACCAACAGCACACGGTAGAAATAGGACAATCATTAATATAGGCTGTAACGTTGTTTAGTACGTGGAACAAATTACATCATGCAGCGTTTTTATTTGAATGACAATCATATTATCAATGCgctatatattaatattgcaataccGGTAAATACGCTGTGATTAATCGCATATCATAAGCATTTAAACAAAATGCTAACGTTCAACATgagtttattttgaaaatgtcttATTGAATATAGTGTTTTGTTGTGGTAATAAAGTTTTTTACCCAATTTTACTATCGttctaacaaaatatatattttatgtgcCAATACTTACTTTAAGCATGCATTCATATACTGTATCGATATAAGATAAAAAGCAAACACCACTTCGAACAAACTGGCATTACAGCGACCAGTCATGCAGCTGGAAACTAGGTTTCATAATTCCATTGACATTCAGTTCTTTAATTCCTGTAATGCCACTGTAATGCCTCGGTGGGATTTTCTgttttcttaactctttcagtgctggaaccgaaatttgaaggcctttgcaaacagtttggatccagatgagacgccacagaacgtggcgtctcatcaggatccaaactgtttgctattctgatagtattctttgaaaaaaatcgaagaaaatggttattatagaaattcagcagacaacattttagcagacgacacatttcccagcatgcaaagggttaaatgagccgcgttctgggaaaattgtGCTTAATTCGTttgcgtaaggtgtcgtcacatattagcctgtgcagtccgcagtggCTAATCAGGGATCTGCATTTAAGGATTTTCTCGCCTGAACGAGAACTCTTCTAAAGGAGAATCAAGTTCTTAACGGAAAGTGCTGTCCGTGAATAgtacaggccaatctgggacgtcacttttcGCACACCCTTTTAGCCCAATTTTACCAGAAAGGTTCTGAAATAGTCTCTTACATACATTCCGTGGCATCAGCCTGGCTGGATTCCTCCGTCTACCATCGACACCATCGGCGTTGCCCAGCGACGCCACCGCGATGAGATAGACCAACTCGGGTGTGAACAACAGCATTTTTACGCGCGTACAATAACTTACGTTAGTCTGGTTTTGAAATAAAAGCTTTTTGTCCCAATCTCGAAATATACGCTAGCGACTCTTTTTGTTATGCACCTATTACAAAACTGCGGAGgcaattattttacaatataatgaCGACAAATTTGTCCACGGGTAGATGCAGGTACTTAACTGGCAAAAGCAAGTCGTTCACATGGAAATGTAAGTCGTACGCCAGTAAATGTAAATTGTTCACGAGAAAATATATTTGACCAGCAAATGTTTTGTTTCGCCTCTAGTCAGAGGTCTTTCACCAGAACACGTAAGACGAAACCTTCATGTCACTAACCAGgtattaaaggggctttttcacagattttgttatgttttgaagtttgtcattaaatgctttatattgattaatgtaaacattaaaatttaaagctccagtaaaaaaatcaaaattaaaatttaaaaaataaaaaataagtagcccacagcaggcctcgaaccaatgacccccggaatcatgaagtaaaaacgcattagcaaactgagctatcctgccaagcatacataagaggCGTATTGTATACgttttataagcaatcttcgtagtttcacaaatttaaacgacaacaacagaactctcaaagttattcaatcgtttcgcgttgcaacgctttatattttttaggtttttaaatcgtcaaaagtagCGTCtcatggctatataagaccatggcaaatgttcagtaatactgtttcctcacaaatatcataactaaaccgaaaatttgcgaatctgaaacaacttttttcaattttgtcaatgtatcaaaccgtaaaaagatccctttaaagtggccttttcacagattttggcatattttgaagtttgtcattaaatgctttatattgataaatgtaaacattgtatcttaaaagctccagtaaaaaatcaagaataaaattttaacaaaggaaaaaaagtagccggtatcagggctcgaaccaatgacccccggagtcctggagttaatctgaagtaaaaacgcattagccctcttggCTATTCCGCCGTGATTACACAATGTAAtaattttatacgttatataagcaatcttcgtagtttcgtaaatttaaacgacaacaacagaactctccaaattattcaatcgtttagcgctgcaacgctttatattttttaggttttcaaatcgtcaaaagatacatataatggctatattggactatggtaaatgttcagtaatactgttacctcacaaatatcataactaaaaaaaaaattgcgaatctgaaacaacttttttcaattttgtcaatttaccaaaccgtgaaaagatccctttaatcggGAAATGTATGTCGTTTATAGCTAAAACGAATGTAAGTAGATCACTTTTGTGATCAGTTCACAAGTACACAAGTAAAAACACTCATGGCACGTATCCATATAATAATTCTCAGTTCGTAAGTTTTTGCTGATGTCACAGGCAAATGTTAATATTCCGGAACAATTCGCATtatatttttaaggtattttcaCTTAAAGTTGAAATTTCAAggatacaaatattattttcaattttcacaATATATATCCGTCTTATATCACACGCACCTTACATCAAAGCAActttctttatttaaacaaaaaaaggtTCCTCATGTGCAAATCGTTTCAGTAAAATATCTACGCATTTTTCTTGTGGCAAATTATTATGCAAACGTATGTTTAGTGGCTTTATTGAATTGCAATATCAGGAAAACCAGCCTGGATGATCTTATCTCTCGCATGCGCTTGCATGTCTTGTGTCGGGAACGCTTAAAATAAAAGGCAACTGCAAACGCTTATAATCATTATAAAATCGTTCAGTAATGGTGTCTGTTTTTGTCGGCATTTAAAACAAATTCTTAGGGAAAGGCATTATGATATATGTATGTTCGTGATTTTTATCTTCATTTTCCTAGAAAGTTGCAAAATACTTCTCGTTCAAACCGCATAGTGTGCTTCCGTGATGTTTCGTTTTTGCAGTTGATGGTTGCAATTGATATGCTCGAAACGGATGCAACGTAGATGACACCTGCCAATATAACTTAATTGTAATTGATCACGAGCTTAATGATAATGACTGGTAATTTGACCATAGTTGTGTTACGTGGCTGTTGCATACTGGTTGAGAAGGGATACGTCAATTCAGTCATAAATAAATTATGACCCGCTGTTATTTTAACTCTTTCCAATGAAGATGTCTATTTTAGATTTGTGTCAATGCTTGAGctacataaacatgtattatttgtgTAGTTTTTTCTCGTTAATTTGTTTATTATAGGAACTATATCGATTTTGCTTCCACAAAACGCTGCATCAATATACCTTGACTTCATACATACTTGTACTTTTCTGACAAATCGACCAGTCTTTTTGTTTAAGCTCCACTTGGAGGTATGCTTTTTAGTACagtgttttctcttttttaatattgtatccTGAAACGCGTTATCTCATCGAaattttaacccatgtatgcctattggactctcccatccttctaaattggatcaatttatttccaaaattatgaaTTTATAGtaaacttatttctatatttagaatatttcttacagaaattcatttaagcaaacagcgtagaccaagatgagacgacgcatcatgcggcgtctcatctggatctacgctgtttgccaaggcctttgttCTAGACgttagacataaatgggttaacgtatTAACTTTAACTCATTGATCCTTTTAAATTTAACTTCCGCTCTCTAAACATTAAATACAGATATTCGGCGACAGAAAGCGTCCCTACGAACAAATTTTCTCTGTAatgttgttttgaattttttttacaaaacgaaatgttttgttgcttttattttattcactAAGTGCAGATGCattgatatttttgtaaaaaatcgaAACGAGGGCATGACCTATTCTTTATTATTAGATGCCATAAAAGGGTACAGGAATACGTAACTTTGTGAGGTTCACAATTAAActttaatggaaaaaaaacacaacggtAACTGGTGCAGTATTttgaataactttttaaaacaatttttcttgacaatttcaactagtgcataaaagacagtatTTAAAGCTGTTTATGAAAATGTGAAATACGTCcgaattactttattttataagcCTACGTTGTTGGCCATAAATTCGATCTATACTGCATTCATGTATACAGTTATGCTGAACGCAACTTAAAATGTTGGCACTGATTTTaaacgtattcaaggatttattatttaatcttaagatatatatacaaattgcAAGAAAAACTTTATGTTATGAACTCATGATATTTGTAAAGGTATTTCAATAActgaaaatatttgcaaaaataaagttctaaacGGTGCGTTTACATTTTTTCCAATCCGTGTgttaacccctgaaaaccccattGATCTTGCAACCTGATTAAGCCACGCGGACTTATGTATCATGTAAATGAATACTGAATTAATTTGAGAATACCCACAATATATGTCCTTGTTTGAATTACTTCGTATGTTGCAGACTATACGTCGTTGCTTGCGTAGATGTTTCTTTGTGTACATTTAGTTAAGAGATTAGTGTTATCTCAAATAAACTCGTATGTATAGATTGCTTGGTTTGCTTTTTAACTTTGGGAATGGATAATTCAGTTGAGTTTTCCGGAAATGAGAGCGGCTACAGAGGCTATAATTAATCCAAGTTACCGAATCAAACTGGCTACAATGAATCCCAGTTACCGAAAGTTACCGAATTTAACTGGTTACAATGAATCCCAGTTTCCGAATTAAACTGGCAACAGTGAATCCCAGTAGCCGATTTGAACTGGTGAAACATGGAAGTTCTGTGATTTACTCATTTTGCTAACAActacatattttgttattttcaattaagtatTTTTTGAGTACAAATGTCATTCTGcgattttgaaatatgtttatgttcttaaAGAACTCTTATGTATAAACGCGTGACGTGTAATACTTAGAACAACACTATTTATAGTCCCATATGTTTGCTATTTAAAGCAGTTTGCCATTGAGGgatattcaaataatttgttcCTTCTAGCTGCAGATTTTTAATGCAAGTTGCACAACGATAAACaatataatcaaaattattttatgaaattagaACGTTGTCTGTGCCCTGTTCAGTTCAACGCCTCACTTTGAGATTTGACCCACGCAATGTTACGACCTCATAGAAAAGGCTGAAAAGAAATCCCACAAATAATGTCGTATTTTATACGCTCATGCCGGAAATATCAGAAATAACTGAGCGCGGAATAACATTAAATGGAAAATACAGTGTGTACAAATAAACTGGATAAAAAATAACAGGCTTTATGTGAAATGCTCAGAATAACCAATTTTTTAGTCCTAAATTTGTCTCTAGATATGCGTTTGTAAAGCGTAGTACATCAAAATGACTTTAGAATTTTAAATTTCGTTTTTCTAGTACTCCACACATAGCACACTGAAAAGGTGACCCTATCAtagccatttttattttcaaaattaacccatttatgcctagcgcctagaaaaaaggccttggcaaacagcgtagacccagatgagacgccgcatcatgcggcgtctcatctgggtctgcgctgtttgcttaaaggaatatctgtaagaaatattcttaatgtagaaatacatatactagacattcctaattttggaaattaattgatccaatttagaagggtgggaaAGTCCACTaagcatacatgggttaaaatcAGCATCATATTGTGTGTTCACACCATGTGAGTAGGTGGAGTTATTCCCTGATGATAAAAGTGTCCTGTGATGAGAATATAGTAAGAATATTCTAAccgatgtcaagaaaaatatcacacaCATAGCATGTCAATGTATGATTTACAATCATTCCATGCATCATTCCATTGTTTGAGCAAAATACTTCCTTTATCGTGCAGACACTTTACTTTGTCGTATATTTCTATTATTAGCGAGCAATCGTGTTTAGTTCGTGAAAATTGGATCCGACTTACttgaaaaattataatttaaacaagaacTATATTTATGGAGATAtatggcgttgattgtggtttgtGTTGGTAAAAGATAAAGAGTTATAGcaatgagatcaatgatagcgaatgtcgTTTTCtacgcagttcttagctgcatcacatgcaAATTGATTACGGGGTGTtacgccagatttcgtggcttatttcttattattagatatttatgatcatatatctatagatacagaACAGGAAAAAAAGAATTGAAGtgaaatgaaaacatttaagTCAACTGGCCACAAGAAAATTATCCGTacttatttgcattatttatacgAACAGACCGGGTTTAGTGGTTgttcaatatggtggaataattattgttaaatttatcaaagatagtatttatgttttgttgaaaacaaattaagaatcTATAAtggacataccataattatatcctctgctggaacgacggctcaATTAAAACTTTACACTTACATGTTTAACGTTAAATTTAGAAAACAATTACAATAGTTTagtcaaaacgaatatcaggataggggaAACCAATACTTTTATGACCTAAATTAAATTAGTAcacatattgcaatattgcagTAATTACTCAATGTTAGAACGTGAGCCTGTAAGTACTGTAAACGACttggcgctgacaatcttctaaatacaaactggcacacacaaactgtattgatgtcgagagttgagtgtaaaactgttctatcctTCAAGCCCGTTCATTAGAGAAAAACTAAATCATTATGAACACGCAGTTAACTTCGTTGCAAAACGCACTGCAGTGTACTTCACaacataaatcaaagcgctgaaggcactgaagatcttcgctattgcataatttaacacgcaattcatttttcaaaatcaatcgcaagtttgaaatgaacacacgccattcaactttaaaaagtgtgtgtcatagcgcacgggtcgagttttgtgcgcactttttatcatccttattatttcattgaaataactaagacaaaataaaaacagaatgCTTTTTTgaaagttctgaaagcaaagaaagtatgatgaaaatggtaatgagaacttaatataaagaaggtttgcagtcaccatcatattaaaggaatattttttctaatatcaaatgactatctcaccaagaatataaattcataatgaaagttccgtgtacaaaacttttgatttttgacaccatatacaaattcaaaatatacaataatcttcgtatcttgtatatggaggaataaaagtatataaacattgctgtttatgctttacttgttacccgagcagttcacacggtgtcaacaacgctaacataaacataggtatagagcactaatgcgcttttaggcgaagctgtttcagttttcatcttagtgacttttacataacgccaacagacacgcatgaatattttcgaatatttaataagctgattcgagatacaacctctgaatttttgctacatcactgcgtatgtgctcaattcaaaggatgtagcactgttcagtgtaagaaattccggactactctctgtatgctcaaacgacacaaattgtgaccctgttacaattacgcgttacaatccatctcgcagaatttcaatttcgcctccaagatgagaaaacaatcattagcgaaatagtatagtgtcacgataagagaaaatcgttaaatatcataccacaatgtttgccgtacttggtcagcacgtctggaaatcattccttaatgtgttgataggctgccattattaacaagtttgctattttgaattctaTTTGGaacaaaaagcattgtttttaaatgtgggattttcaattcgcaatgagatttgtaatgaccctcgtcatgcgaaaatgggtcttattccatatgcgcccatcatataaataacccactcagctatccctccttctggtaaggagaaacataacatattgagtgattttaaagcgaacagcgtcgcctatggcctgactgcgcaagagcacatgttgggtttaacaaacgcttgccgaaacgcataagacccattttcgcatgacggcgctattgacgtgtgatttaaatgtgacgaaagaaaactgcgtttaaatcaaatataaacatacgatatatttcgataatgaagaaagatactcataacaaggcatatgaggacacatatgaagtgctctcccgtagtatatttgttatttactcacactgtgtggtttgacaatgctaacacacatttcatgcggtgaatatgcagcttacaagtgaaaaacacaacacaatagtttaacttttgttttattgtattcaattatttagaaaagtaaattgctaactttatttcaaagtcggcgtatacgccgactacatttttaaaagacatgtattgttataaatatatttaatataatatatttggttgttttcggttttagcgattataaagcattttcgaggttgcctatagtatgcctgagtaattgatgaactcatatccaactgtcaatgtattgagaactgtgaatataaacaagctaaaccttctactaagcttctactattgcgttgctagcacccgtaaatacaaaagatcgccgctatgtgttgagaaccaagaacgctttccagaaatacccgatgtagtagcatgaacgaggttatgaaacaggtcattcgtattatttgaacttatgttcaacgttttataaattgagaatataaataagcgtcaactttttcccaaatctctcaatttacgacctgtactacatcattgagttgtatgtgagagcgtaacctattgcgttgttatcgcccgtaaactttcctttgtttatcgacaggcgcatctattaatagcctcatatcatgaatgccaaaacacccgcgaaaaagaaccacgtgaccaaataggacgctaaacgcaaataccatgcgactacgactttaattatgtaagaacgctccgcaattcctctgaagccggggccttgtgattgcttttacgtaaagaattgacctctaactgaagtaagcaaaggaaacgcagcacctaattgacccattccatactagtgcgtaattctcacccggactcccctttgtttatcgccagcctcagatttatgaatgagatgagcgaaaatactacgtcacgcagacgcagcagaaagtggactattttaatcattcataaacaatctcctccgcgacacg carries:
- the LOC127867997 gene encoding uncharacterized protein LOC127867997 isoform X1; the protein is MLLFTPELVYLIAVASLGNADGVDGRRRNPARLMPRNRLPPEIDGPYRSAIEENHPASGPNQEVESTTQLTGNISHNGIQSDADPARESAGNQRDQGSQGQHFLFTVPTIPAPQDVDCHIELQTIQIQGGKCTQLGGDRRRPYICQSGPHIVFEPRCRQIVENRRQRSRQQLPVEGAD
- the LOC127867997 gene encoding uncharacterized protein LOC127867997 isoform X2, translated to MYRLPPEIDGPYRSAIEENHPASGPNQEVESTTQLTGNISHNGIQSDADPARESAGNQRDQGSQGQHFLFTVPTIPAPQDVDCHIELQTIQIQGGKCTQLGGDRRRPYICQSGPHIVFEPRCRQIVENRRQRSRQQLPVEGAD